The following coding sequences are from one Chloroflexota bacterium window:
- a CDS encoding biotin/lipoyl-binding protein: MAREIVVSPMPGIIKNIDVAVGDKVNEGDTLCILEAMKMENPIVAPVSGKISEINVFAGQSVKRGDTLLIMET, encoded by the coding sequence ATGGCAAGAGAGATTGTTGTCAGTCCAATGCCTGGGATAATAAAAAACATCGATGTTGCTGTGGGTGACAAAGTCAATGAAGGTGACACGCTTTGCATACTGGAAGCTATGAAGATGGAGAATCCTATAGTGGCTCCGGTAAGTGGCAAGATCAGCGAAATAAATGTTTTTGCAGGTCAGTCAGTAAAGCGTGGGGACACGTTGCTGATAATGGAGACTTAA